From Camelus ferus isolate YT-003-E chromosome 15, BCGSAC_Cfer_1.0, whole genome shotgun sequence, the proteins below share one genomic window:
- the SELENOI gene encoding ethanolaminephosphotransferase 1 isoform X1 produces MAGYEYVSPEQLAGFDKYKYSALDTNPLSLYVMHPFWNTVVKVFPTWLAPNLITFSGFLLVVFNFLLMAYFDPDFYASAPGHKHVPDWVWIVVGILNFTAYTLDGVDGKQARRTNSSTPLGELFDHGLDSWSCVYFVVTVYSIFGRGSSGVSVFVLYLLLWVVLFSFILSHWEKYNTGILFLPWGYDISQVTISFVYIVTAIVGVEAWYEPFLFNFLYRDLFTAMIIGCALCVTLPMSLLNFFRSYKNNTLKHNSVYEAMVPFFSPCLLFILSTAWILQSPSDILELHPRVFYFMVGTAFANITCQLIVCQMSSTRCPTFNWLLVPLFLVVLVVNLGVASYIESILLYTLTTAFTLAHIHYGVRVVSNLQQYWFPLLLINSEMKVRENFKRSLLIIVAGRIWGYSLNIG; encoded by the exons TACAGTGCTCTGGATACCAATCCACTCTCTCTGTATGTCATGCATCCATTTTGGAACACTGTAGTAAAG gtATTTCCTACTTGGCTGGCTCCAAATCTGATAACCTTTTCTGGCTTTCTGCTGGTTGTATTCAATTTTCTACTTATGGCATACTTTGATCCTGACTTTTATGCTTCAG CACCAGGTCACAAGCACGTACCTGATTGGGTTTGGATTGTAGTAGGCATCCTAAACTTCACAGCCTACACTCTAG ATGGCGTGGATGGAAAGCAAGCCCGCAGAACCAATTCCAGCACCCCGTTAGGGGAGCTTTTTGACCATGGCCTGGATAGTTGGTCATGTGTTTACTTTGTTGTAACTGTGTATTCCATTTTTGGACGAGGATCATCTGGTGTcagtgtttttgttctttatctCCTGCTAtgggtagttttattttctttcatcctgtcCCACTGGGAAAAGTATAACACAGGGATTCTTTTCCTGCCATGGGGATATGACATTAGCCAAGTG ACTATTTCTTTTGTCTACATAGTGACTGCGATTGTGGGAGTTGAGGCCTGGTATGAACCTTTCCTGTTTAATTTCTTATATAGAGACCTATTCACTGCAATGATTATTG GTTGTGCGTTATGCGTGACTCTTCCAATGAGTTTATTAAACTTTTtcag aagctaTAAAAATAACACCTTGAAACACAATTCAGTCTATGAAGCTATGgttcccttcttttctccatgTTTGCTATTCATTTTGTCTACAGCATGGATCCTCCAGTCACCTTCAGATATTTTAGAGTTACATCCTAGAGTATTCTATTTTATGGTTGGGACAGCCTTTGCCAACATCACa TGTCAGCTGATTGTTTGTCAAATGAGCAGTACCCGGTGCCCAACTTTCAATTGGTTGCTGGTTCCTCTCTTCTTGGTTGTCCTGGTGGTAAATTTAGGAGTAGCCTCTTACATTGAGAGCATTCTCCTGTATACATTGACAACTGCTTTCACTCTGGCCCACATCCATTATGGAGTACGAGTGGTGAGTAATCTACAGCAATATTGGTTCCCTTTGCTTCTTATAAATAGTGAAATGAAGGTGagggaaaatttcaaaagaagCTTGCTTATTATAGTAGCTGGAAGGATTTGGGGATATTCTCTAAATATTGGATAA
- the SELENOI gene encoding ethanolaminephosphotransferase 1 isoform X2 — protein sequence MAGYEYVSPEQLAGFDKYKYSALDTNPLSLYVMHPFWNTVVKVFPTWLAPNLITFSGFLLVVFNFLLMAYFDPDFYASAPGHKHVPDWVWIVVGILNFTAYTLDGVDGKQARRTNSSTPLGELFDHGLDSWSCVYFVVTVYSIFGRGSSGVSVFVLYLLLWVVLFSFILSHWEKYNTGILFLPWGYDISQVTISFVYIVTAIVGVEAWYEPFLFNFLYRDLFTAMIIGCALCVTLPMSLLNFFRSYKNNTLKHNSVYEAMVPFFSPCLLFILSTAWILQSPSDILELHPRVFYFMVGTAFANITCQLIVCQMSSTRCPTFNWLLVPLFLVVLVVNLGVASYIESILLYTLTTAFTLAHIHYGVRVVKQLSSHFQIYPFSLRKPNSDULGMEEKNIGL from the exons TACAGTGCTCTGGATACCAATCCACTCTCTCTGTATGTCATGCATCCATTTTGGAACACTGTAGTAAAG gtATTTCCTACTTGGCTGGCTCCAAATCTGATAACCTTTTCTGGCTTTCTGCTGGTTGTATTCAATTTTCTACTTATGGCATACTTTGATCCTGACTTTTATGCTTCAG CACCAGGTCACAAGCACGTACCTGATTGGGTTTGGATTGTAGTAGGCATCCTAAACTTCACAGCCTACACTCTAG ATGGCGTGGATGGAAAGCAAGCCCGCAGAACCAATTCCAGCACCCCGTTAGGGGAGCTTTTTGACCATGGCCTGGATAGTTGGTCATGTGTTTACTTTGTTGTAACTGTGTATTCCATTTTTGGACGAGGATCATCTGGTGTcagtgtttttgttctttatctCCTGCTAtgggtagttttattttctttcatcctgtcCCACTGGGAAAAGTATAACACAGGGATTCTTTTCCTGCCATGGGGATATGACATTAGCCAAGTG ACTATTTCTTTTGTCTACATAGTGACTGCGATTGTGGGAGTTGAGGCCTGGTATGAACCTTTCCTGTTTAATTTCTTATATAGAGACCTATTCACTGCAATGATTATTG GTTGTGCGTTATGCGTGACTCTTCCAATGAGTTTATTAAACTTTTtcag aagctaTAAAAATAACACCTTGAAACACAATTCAGTCTATGAAGCTATGgttcccttcttttctccatgTTTGCTATTCATTTTGTCTACAGCATGGATCCTCCAGTCACCTTCAGATATTTTAGAGTTACATCCTAGAGTATTCTATTTTATGGTTGGGACAGCCTTTGCCAACATCACa TGTCAGCTGATTGTTTGTCAAATGAGCAGTACCCGGTGCCCAACTTTCAATTGGTTGCTGGTTCCTCTCTTCTTGGTTGTCCTGGTGGTAAATTTAGGAGTAGCCTCTTACATTGAGAGCATTCTCCTGTATACATTGACAACTGCTTTCACTCTGGCCCACATCCATTATGGAGTACGAGTG GTAAAGCAGCTGAGCAGCCATTTTCAGATTTACCCCTTCTCATTGAGGAAACCAAACTCGGATTGActaggaatggaagaaaaaaatattggccTGTAA
- the SELENOI gene encoding ethanolaminephosphotransferase 1 isoform X4 — protein MAGYEYVSPEQLAGFDKYKYSALDTNPLSLYVMHPFWNTVVKVFPTWLAPNLITFSGFLLVVFNFLLMAYFDPDFYASAPGHKHVPDWVWIVVGILNFTAYTLDGVDGKQARRTNSSTPLGELFDHGLDSWSCVYFVVTVYSIFGRGSSGVSVFVLYLLLWVVLFSFILSHWEKYNTGILFLPWGYDISQVVVRYA, from the exons TACAGTGCTCTGGATACCAATCCACTCTCTCTGTATGTCATGCATCCATTTTGGAACACTGTAGTAAAG gtATTTCCTACTTGGCTGGCTCCAAATCTGATAACCTTTTCTGGCTTTCTGCTGGTTGTATTCAATTTTCTACTTATGGCATACTTTGATCCTGACTTTTATGCTTCAG CACCAGGTCACAAGCACGTACCTGATTGGGTTTGGATTGTAGTAGGCATCCTAAACTTCACAGCCTACACTCTAG ATGGCGTGGATGGAAAGCAAGCCCGCAGAACCAATTCCAGCACCCCGTTAGGGGAGCTTTTTGACCATGGCCTGGATAGTTGGTCATGTGTTTACTTTGTTGTAACTGTGTATTCCATTTTTGGACGAGGATCATCTGGTGTcagtgtttttgttctttatctCCTGCTAtgggtagttttattttctttcatcctgtcCCACTGGGAAAAGTATAACACAGGGATTCTTTTCCTGCCATGGGGATATGACATTAGCCAAGTG GTTGTGCGTTATGCGTGA
- the SELENOI gene encoding ethanolaminephosphotransferase 1 isoform X3, which produces MAGYEYVSPEQLAGFDKYKYSALDTNPLSLYVMHPFWNTVVKVFPTWLAPNLITFSGFLLVVFNFLLMAYFDPDFYASAPGHKHVPDWVWIVVGILNFTAYTLDGVDGKQARRTNSSTPLGELFDHGLDSWSCVYFVVTVYSIFGRGSSGVSVFVLYLLLWVVLFSFILSHWEKYNTGILFLPWGYDISQVTISFVYIVTAIVGVEAWLCVMRDSSNEFIKLFQKL; this is translated from the exons TACAGTGCTCTGGATACCAATCCACTCTCTCTGTATGTCATGCATCCATTTTGGAACACTGTAGTAAAG gtATTTCCTACTTGGCTGGCTCCAAATCTGATAACCTTTTCTGGCTTTCTGCTGGTTGTATTCAATTTTCTACTTATGGCATACTTTGATCCTGACTTTTATGCTTCAG CACCAGGTCACAAGCACGTACCTGATTGGGTTTGGATTGTAGTAGGCATCCTAAACTTCACAGCCTACACTCTAG ATGGCGTGGATGGAAAGCAAGCCCGCAGAACCAATTCCAGCACCCCGTTAGGGGAGCTTTTTGACCATGGCCTGGATAGTTGGTCATGTGTTTACTTTGTTGTAACTGTGTATTCCATTTTTGGACGAGGATCATCTGGTGTcagtgtttttgttctttatctCCTGCTAtgggtagttttattttctttcatcctgtcCCACTGGGAAAAGTATAACACAGGGATTCTTTTCCTGCCATGGGGATATGACATTAGCCAAGTG ACTATTTCTTTTGTCTACATAGTGACTGCGATTGTGGGAGTTGAGGCCTG GTTGTGCGTTATGCGTGACTCTTCCAATGAGTTTATTAAACTTTTtcag aagctaTAA